The proteins below come from a single Geobacillus thermoleovorans genomic window:
- a CDS encoding CotS family spore coat protein — protein MKDIVIEPWLVDETTHEFFIPEYIIQLAEEVLKNYDLSVQNMQIVTTKPDKGGAIWKLETKSGPKSLKLLHRRPTRSLFSLGAQEYLVEVRKARVPPIVKTKDEKSYVEAGGKLWFVAEWIEPLTPVTKDLEGARKLCYALGEFHRLSKGYVPPKQAEMASRLHKWPKNYEKMITKMSWFRNIAKYYPEMPASPPLLEVVDRFEEQARKGRERFLQSSYVEFVKQGTAHWGLVHQDYGWSNGQMGADGMWIIDLDGVAFDLPIRDLRKLISGTMADLYKWDATWVREMILAYHEANPITPELYELLMIDLAMPNEFYKNMKEVVYEPEIFLNEQTAQLIQTIVETDQSKWPVLAEIENDWKGVG, from the coding sequence ATGAAAGACATCGTTATTGAACCATGGCTCGTCGATGAAACGACCCATGAATTTTTTATCCCTGAGTATATCATCCAGCTGGCAGAGGAAGTGCTGAAAAACTACGATTTATCCGTTCAAAACATGCAAATCGTTACGACAAAACCGGACAAGGGAGGAGCGATTTGGAAGCTCGAAACGAAATCAGGCCCGAAAAGTTTGAAGCTGCTGCACCGGAGGCCGACAAGGAGCCTATTCAGCCTAGGAGCACAAGAATATTTAGTGGAAGTGCGCAAGGCAAGAGTGCCGCCAATTGTAAAAACAAAGGATGAAAAAAGTTATGTCGAGGCAGGAGGAAAACTATGGTTTGTGGCGGAATGGATTGAACCGTTGACGCCAGTTACAAAGGATTTGGAAGGAGCAAGAAAGCTTTGTTATGCCCTTGGTGAATTCCATCGGCTAAGCAAAGGGTATGTCCCCCCAAAACAGGCGGAAATGGCTTCGCGGCTGCACAAATGGCCAAAAAACTATGAAAAAATGATTACGAAAATGAGCTGGTTTCGGAACATTGCCAAATACTACCCTGAAATGCCGGCAAGCCCACCATTATTAGAGGTAGTTGACCGATTTGAAGAACAGGCGCGAAAAGGCAGGGAACGATTCCTGCAATCCAGCTATGTTGAATTCGTCAAGCAAGGAACGGCTCATTGGGGGTTGGTTCACCAAGACTACGGTTGGTCCAACGGCCAAATGGGCGCGGACGGAATGTGGATTATTGATCTCGACGGAGTTGCCTTTGACCTTCCGATTCGTGATTTACGAAAACTCATTAGCGGCACAATGGCGGATTTATACAAATGGGATGCAACATGGGTGCGGGAAATGATTCTAGCGTACCACGAAGCAAATCCAATCACACCTGAATTATACGAGCTTTTGATGATTGACTTGGCCATGCCAAACGAATTTTATAAAAATATGAAAGAAGTCGTCTATGAACCGGAAATTTTTCTCAATGAACAAACAGCACAGTTAATTCAAACGATTGTCGAAACCGACCAGTCAAAGTGGCCTGTATTGGCAGAAATCGAAAATGACTGGAAAGGAGTGGGATAA
- a CDS encoding glycosyltransferase family 4 protein, with protein MKIAYVCTEKLPAPAVRGGAIQMMIDGIAPLIARRHELTIFSIADPLLPPEETDGDIHYIRFPKATYETDVARALAAHKFDVVHIFNRPVPLIDYQAAAPQSAFVLSLHNDMFSPLKITAEQAKRALDACTLLTAVSEYIKRTVTNRYPIDPQKVKVVYSGVDASQYIPVWTEEGRRIRQAEREAYGLTDKKVVLFLGRLSKTKGPHLLIQCLPSLLIRHPEAALVIVGGKWFGDTGRSEYIDWLHELAAPMSDRVLFTNYVPHSHIPKLLLMADVFVCSSQWHEPLARVHYEAMAAGIPVVTTNRGGNTEIVRHGETGFVIDDYQNPHAFFEAIDYMLVNKHEAETMAKKARTLVEQQFQFHHVAKRFETVYIEACSSLSPNQ; from the coding sequence ATGAAAATCGCCTATGTCTGCACGGAAAAGCTGCCCGCCCCGGCAGTGCGGGGCGGGGCCATTCAAATGATGATCGATGGGATTGCTCCATTGATCGCCCGACGCCACGAACTGACGATTTTTTCAATCGCTGATCCGCTTTTGCCGCCTGAAGAGACAGACGGAGACATCCACTACATCCGTTTTCCAAAAGCCACGTATGAAACGGATGTGGCACGTGCGTTGGCCGCGCACAAATTCGATGTCGTCCACATCTTCAATCGTCCTGTTCCGCTCATCGATTACCAAGCGGCGGCTCCGCAAAGCGCCTTTGTGCTAAGCCTGCATAACGACATGTTTTCCCCGCTGAAAATTACAGCAGAACAGGCGAAGCGGGCGCTAGACGCCTGCACCTTGCTGACCGCCGTCAGTGAATACATCAAACGGACGGTGACAAACCGTTACCCAATCGATCCTCAGAAAGTAAAAGTCGTTTATTCTGGAGTCGATGCTTCCCAATACATCCCCGTCTGGACGGAAGAAGGCAGGCGCATCCGCCAAGCGGAACGCGAAGCGTACGGACTCACCGATAAAAAAGTCGTTCTCTTTCTCGGCCGACTCAGCAAAACAAAAGGACCGCATTTGCTGATTCAATGCCTGCCATCCCTTTTGATCCGCCATCCCGAGGCAGCGCTTGTCATCGTCGGCGGAAAATGGTTCGGCGACACCGGCCGAAGCGAATACATCGACTGGCTTCATGAGCTCGCGGCGCCGATGTCCGATCGCGTTCTGTTTACGAATTACGTTCCGCACAGTCATATCCCCAAACTGCTCTTAATGGCCGATGTGTTTGTATGCAGCTCGCAATGGCACGAGCCGCTCGCCCGCGTTCATTACGAAGCGATGGCCGCCGGCATTCCGGTCGTGACAACCAACCGCGGCGGCAACACCGAAATCGTCCGCCACGGCGAAACCGGCTTTGTCATCGATGACTACCAAAACCCGCACGCTTTTTTTGAAGCGATTGATTACATGCTTGTGAACAAACATGAAGCGGAAACCATGGCGAAAAAGGCAAGAACGCTCGTTGAACAGCAATTTCAATTCCACCATGTGGCCAAGCGGTTTGAAACGGTTTATATCGAAGCATGTTCCTCTCTTTCCCCAAACCAATAA
- a CDS encoding NAD-dependent epimerase/dehydratase family protein: MNILVTGAAGFIGSHLCEKLLENDEHHVIGVDGFLGPTPAPLKAKNIAHLQSHPRFTFLELDLLTADLPSLLQNVEAVYHLAGMPGVRTSWGTEFAAYAAHNISTTQRLLEACKDRPLKRFIYASTSSVYGERSGPLSETLEPAPLSPYGITKLTGEHLCRVYFREFAVPIVILRYFTVYGPRQRPDMSFHRFIRQLLAGQPLTVFGDGTQSRDFTYISDCVDGTIAALERDGVIGETINIGGKERASVNEVIRLLETLTGKQAIIQYTPAARGEPKQTWADLAKAERLLGYKPVVTLEGGLQKEIEYIRSLYEGEHS, from the coding sequence GTGAACATTCTCGTCACCGGTGCGGCCGGATTTATCGGCTCCCATTTATGCGAAAAACTGCTGGAAAACGACGAGCATCATGTGATTGGCGTCGACGGCTTTCTCGGACCGACGCCGGCGCCGCTAAAAGCGAAGAACATTGCCCATTTGCAGTCTCATCCACGGTTTACCTTTCTTGAGCTGGATTTGTTGACAGCCGATTTGCCGTCCTTGCTGCAAAACGTCGAAGCGGTCTACCACTTAGCCGGCATGCCCGGTGTGCGAACGAGCTGGGGGACGGAGTTTGCCGCCTATGCTGCACACAACATTTCCACTACCCAGCGGTTGCTTGAGGCATGCAAAGACCGGCCACTCAAACGGTTCATCTACGCTTCGACCTCATCCGTCTACGGCGAGCGGAGCGGCCCATTGTCGGAAACGCTTGAACCGGCCCCGCTCTCCCCATATGGCATTACGAAGCTCACCGGCGAACATTTATGCCGCGTCTATTTTCGCGAGTTCGCCGTACCGATCGTCATTTTGCGCTATTTCACCGTCTATGGCCCGCGCCAGCGCCCGGACATGTCGTTTCACCGCTTCATCCGCCAGCTGCTCGCTGGACAACCGCTCACCGTGTTCGGCGACGGAACACAATCGCGCGATTTCACCTACATTTCTGACTGCGTTGATGGAACGATCGCCGCGCTCGAGCGGGATGGCGTCATTGGAGAAACGATCAATATCGGCGGAAAAGAACGAGCATCGGTCAATGAGGTGATCCGTCTGCTGGAAACGCTGACGGGAAAACAAGCGATCATTCAGTATACCCCCGCCGCCCGCGGAGAGCCGAAACAAACGTGGGCCGACTTGGCAAAAGCGGAGCGGCTGCTCGGGTACAAGCCGGTTGTAACGCTTGAGGGCGGCCTACAAAAAGAGATCGAATACATCCGTTCGCTGTATGAGGGTGAGCATTCATGA
- a CDS encoding UDP-glucose dehydrogenase family protein: MNICIIGAGYVGLTTAAVLAELGHEVHCIDHDERKIRLLNNGEVPFYEPGLEELIAKNDNYLTFSGRWDDIKRAAVVVICVGTPPRPDGGTDLRYIEAVLDRLATTIKSYKTIVTKSTVPPGTNEWMRAELIRKGVKPQLFRIVSNPEFLREGSAVYDMFHPDKIVVGLEPDDDQSLAVMQAVYAGINAPYLTTSLTGAELIKYAANAFLATKISFINEMARICDAFAVDVNDIARGIGLDPRIGPHFLRAGLGYGGSCFPKDIKALEHAARSRQVEPHLLKAVQTINATQLDVCFQKLNEQLAPLTDKKIAVLGISFKPNTDDTRFSPAEALIRRLSENGCTVAAYDPKATLSEPLTRVTQVQSVHEAIQGADGLVIATDWDEFRTLDWGQVKAAMNGTLVFDGRNCLDRHAVEQSGLRYMGVGRP, from the coding sequence ATGAACATCTGCATCATTGGCGCTGGCTACGTCGGACTAACCACCGCTGCCGTCCTTGCTGAACTTGGGCATGAAGTGCATTGCATTGATCATGATGAACGGAAAATCCGCCTGCTCAATAACGGGGAAGTTCCGTTTTATGAGCCAGGGCTCGAAGAATTGATTGCCAAAAATGATAATTATTTGACGTTCAGCGGCCGCTGGGATGATATCAAACGGGCGGCCGTCGTTGTCATTTGTGTCGGCACCCCGCCGCGGCCCGACGGCGGCACCGATTTGCGCTATATTGAAGCGGTGCTCGACCGCTTGGCAACGACGATCAAATCGTACAAAACGATCGTCACGAAAAGCACTGTCCCGCCGGGGACGAATGAATGGATGCGTGCCGAGCTTATCCGCAAAGGAGTGAAACCGCAGTTGTTCCGAATCGTATCCAACCCAGAGTTTTTGCGGGAAGGGTCGGCTGTCTACGATATGTTTCACCCAGACAAAATCGTCGTCGGACTCGAACCGGATGATGACCAATCGCTTGCCGTCATGCAGGCGGTGTATGCCGGCATCAACGCCCCTTACCTCACAACGAGCCTGACCGGCGCGGAACTGATCAAATACGCCGCCAACGCGTTTTTGGCGACCAAAATTTCCTTTATTAACGAAATGGCGCGCATCTGTGACGCGTTTGCCGTCGATGTCAATGACATCGCCCGCGGGATCGGCCTCGACCCGCGCATCGGCCCACACTTTTTGCGGGCCGGCCTCGGCTATGGAGGATCTTGCTTTCCAAAAGATATCAAAGCGCTCGAACATGCGGCGCGTTCGCGCCAAGTGGAGCCGCATTTGCTGAAGGCGGTGCAGACCATCAACGCCACCCAGCTTGACGTTTGCTTCCAAAAACTCAATGAGCAACTTGCCCCATTGACGGACAAAAAGATCGCCGTGCTTGGCATCTCCTTCAAGCCGAATACAGACGATACGCGTTTTTCCCCCGCTGAAGCGCTCATCCGCCGATTGAGTGAAAACGGCTGTACGGTTGCCGCCTACGACCCGAAGGCAACGCTCTCGGAGCCGCTCACCCGCGTCACACAAGTCCAGTCGGTGCACGAAGCGATCCAAGGGGCGGATGGCTTGGTCATCGCCACCGATTGGGACGAATTCCGCACGCTTGACTGGGGGCAAGTGAAAGCGGCGATGAATGGGACGCTCGTGTTTGACGGTCGAAACTGTTTGGATCGCCATGCAGTCGAACAAAGCGGTTTGCGCTACATGGGGGTGGGGCGCCCGTGA
- a CDS encoding glycosyltransferase → MKQTIAHFLHEKMKINQRFIYNQMVHLKKYRPIMIGSFADDGIHPFPLINYYRLNDIDDFGRFAKEQNIVAIHAHHGKHAVEILPLCIAHRIPLVVSIRGRDGSAKHQSLRRNQKRYNLLKQHGALFLPVCRYLANELITLGFPPKKIQVLYGGIELDLFPYRERTIPANGDIIILSIGRLVEKKGFLTLVRAFWRVHAVHPRCRLRIIGSGKEEENIRRLVSELKLDPFVDLLGAMDAASIAREMERAHLFCLASETASDGDIEGIPNVLKEAMASGLPVVSTNHAGIPELIEHKRTGYLAPERDDLELANGIRFFLEHPERIPSFTKKARKVIEQRFDITKQIKVQERLYDEFIKKTR, encoded by the coding sequence ATGAAACAAACGATCGCCCACTTTCTTCATGAAAAAATGAAAATCAATCAACGTTTTATTTACAACCAAATGGTTCATTTAAAAAAATACCGCCCGATCATGATCGGGTCATTCGCTGATGACGGCATCCATCCGTTTCCTCTCATCAACTATTACCGCCTCAACGACATCGATGATTTCGGCCGCTTCGCCAAAGAACAAAATATTGTCGCCATTCACGCTCACCATGGAAAGCATGCCGTCGAAATTCTTCCGCTTTGCATCGCCCATCGCATTCCGCTTGTCGTCAGCATCCGCGGCCGCGATGGATCGGCGAAGCATCAAAGTTTGCGGCGCAATCAAAAACGGTACAATTTGCTCAAACAGCATGGGGCGCTCTTTCTTCCTGTCTGCCGCTACCTTGCCAATGAACTGATCACGCTAGGCTTTCCGCCGAAAAAAATTCAAGTTCTCTACGGCGGCATCGAGCTCGATTTATTTCCGTACCGGGAACGGACGATTCCTGCAAACGGAGACATCATCATTCTCTCGATCGGCCGGCTCGTCGAGAAAAAAGGGTTTTTAACGCTCGTGCGCGCCTTTTGGCGCGTGCATGCAGTTCATCCGCGCTGCCGCCTCCGCATCATCGGCAGCGGCAAAGAGGAAGAAAACATCCGCCGGCTTGTCAGCGAGCTGAAGCTCGATCCGTTTGTCGACCTGCTGGGTGCCATGGATGCCGCTTCAATCGCCCGCGAAATGGAACGCGCCCATCTATTTTGCTTGGCGAGCGAGACCGCTTCTGATGGAGACATCGAAGGCATCCCCAACGTGTTGAAAGAGGCGATGGCAAGCGGGCTGCCGGTCGTCTCAACGAATCACGCCGGCATCCCCGAATTGATCGAACACAAACGCACCGGCTATCTCGCACCAGAAAGAGACGATCTTGAGCTAGCGAACGGCATTCGCTTTTTTCTGGAACATCCGGAACGAATTCCATCCTTCACGAAAAAAGCGCGCAAAGTGATTGAACAGCGGTTTGATATCACGAAACAAATCAAGGTGCAGGAGCGGCTGTATGATGAATTCATCAAAAAAACCAGGTAA
- a CDS encoding aminoglycoside phosphotransferase family protein, giving the protein MASKRSRLLFDILSSYDLTGTEVDIMKELKNDKVWLVRNKKTRERYVLKRLSEDKTNFPILLHSKLYQEGFHVPKIFQTKTDQYYIHRKGHYYYLMDYIVPSGTKPSFQQRIEGLARFHAHSLFADWIGPCPSSFPEPKDVLSAHRQKAAQLEEQAKAIDHGDTLSHIMEQMARIANQSYAWLEKSNLADFCRTAKERKAICHGDYNSNNLLLAENHEVMMIDFDRAYYGLPLDDFRFLLVSLMKNPKNDAVKRTKLLFDLYFSICPLYAPYKSVYVADAMFPHVFYSEAVGREKQKQALHSPSSLDLLTRLAEQETKKFAFLSDFFKSEG; this is encoded by the coding sequence TTGGCTTCGAAACGATCTCGCTTGTTGTTTGACATTTTAAGCAGTTACGACCTGACTGGAACTGAAGTCGATATCATGAAGGAACTGAAAAACGACAAAGTATGGCTTGTGCGAAACAAAAAAACGAGGGAACGGTACGTGCTGAAACGGCTGAGCGAAGACAAAACGAATTTTCCGATTTTGCTTCATTCAAAGCTGTACCAAGAAGGATTTCATGTCCCAAAAATCTTCCAAACGAAAACAGACCAATATTACATCCACCGAAAAGGCCATTACTACTATTTGATGGACTACATCGTCCCAAGCGGAACGAAGCCCTCTTTCCAACAACGGATCGAAGGGCTCGCCCGCTTTCATGCTCACAGTCTGTTTGCCGATTGGATCGGCCCCTGCCCTTCATCGTTTCCGGAGCCAAAAGACGTGCTGAGCGCACATCGGCAAAAAGCAGCACAGTTAGAGGAGCAGGCAAAGGCCATCGATCATGGTGACACTCTTTCTCATATAATGGAACAGATGGCCCGGATCGCTAATCAAAGTTATGCATGGCTTGAAAAAAGCAATCTAGCTGATTTTTGCCGCACAGCGAAAGAACGAAAGGCCATTTGCCACGGGGATTACAACAGCAACAACCTTTTATTGGCGGAAAACCACGAAGTCATGATGATTGACTTTGACCGCGCCTACTATGGCCTCCCGCTTGATGATTTTCGCTTTCTGCTTGTTTCATTGATGAAAAACCCGAAAAACGATGCGGTAAAGCGAACGAAGCTGCTATTTGACCTTTATTTCTCCATTTGCCCGCTGTACGCTCCGTACAAGAGCGTCTATGTCGCTGATGCTATGTTTCCTCACGTGTTTTACAGCGAAGCGGTCGGCCGTGAAAAACAAAAGCAAGCGTTGCACAGCCCATCGTCCTTGGACTTGCTCACCCGCCTCGCCGAACAGGAAACAAAAAAATTCGCATTCTTGTCCGATTTTTTCAAAAGCGAGGGATAG
- a CDS encoding DUF1360 domain-containing protein, producing MDDPFSFVLLCLASFRLTRLIVYDAITAWIRRPFHEWTEQELPDGSKQVFLSFKGGGLRRWFGELLSCYWCTGIWCAAFCYIGLMLWPNVFEPLIMLLAIAGGAAIMETIVSKWLS from the coding sequence ATGGACGATCCGTTTTCATTTGTCCTTCTTTGTTTAGCCAGCTTTCGCCTGACACGGCTCATCGTATATGACGCGATCACCGCCTGGATTCGCCGTCCCTTTCACGAATGGACGGAGCAGGAGCTTCCGGACGGAAGCAAACAAGTGTTTCTTTCTTTCAAGGGAGGCGGGCTGCGTCGCTGGTTTGGCGAACTGCTGAGCTGCTACTGGTGCACGGGGATCTGGTGTGCGGCGTTTTGTTATATTGGCCTAATGCTTTGGCCGAATGTTTTTGAGCCGCTCATTATGCTTCTAGCGATTGCCGGCGGGGCGGCGATCATGGAGACGATCGTTAGTAAATGGTTGTCGTAA
- a CDS encoding BMQ_0737 family morphogenetic spore coat protein, whose translation MGHHHRRDTERVCIRTRKIYDWVTRQVDVPLRSFSGEDLEAIFPMDHCQREGTICDFLGAQHTNPQHLTIRCFLTDADGNPIDSVVDQDALICQEITQPNGRQSVNVTLPSGETVTLQKVKALIKGHVVVQIVSPAGTVICQSKPIPFATAQTFILCAPEGTQLNCHISFFECDTSLVCTDNFAQLDVSITLCLEVQVEADVKIEVEARFCQPREELAEAVLCPTTKFPPQCPDVFPAM comes from the coding sequence ATGGGTCATCATCACCGTCGCGATACAGAAAGAGTATGCATCAGAACGCGCAAAATTTACGACTGGGTGACGCGCCAAGTCGATGTGCCATTGCGAAGCTTCAGCGGCGAGGATTTGGAAGCGATTTTCCCGATGGACCACTGCCAGCGGGAAGGAACGATTTGCGATTTTTTGGGAGCGCAACATACAAACCCGCAACACTTGACGATCCGTTGCTTCCTGACAGACGCCGACGGAAACCCGATCGACTCGGTCGTTGACCAGGACGCATTGATTTGCCAGGAAATTACGCAGCCAAACGGCCGGCAGTCCGTAAACGTCACCCTTCCTTCTGGGGAAACGGTGACGCTGCAAAAAGTCAAAGCGCTCATCAAAGGGCATGTCGTCGTGCAAATTGTCAGCCCAGCCGGCACGGTCATTTGCCAATCGAAACCAATTCCGTTCGCTACAGCACAAACGTTCATCTTGTGCGCCCCAGAAGGCACGCAGCTCAACTGCCATATTTCGTTCTTCGAATGCGACACGAGCCTAGTCTGCACAGACAACTTTGCACAACTTGATGTTTCCATCACCTTATGCCTTGAAGTCCAAGTGGAAGCTGATGTCAAAATCGAAGTCGAAGCTCGTTTCTGCCAACCGCGCGAAGAATTGGCCGAAGCCGTGCTTTGCCCGACAACCAAATTCCCGCCGCAATGCCCGGACGTATTCCCGGCCATGTAG
- a CDS encoding spore coat protein: MMKDKHGAMNEERRGTGEQRLAERMAELERRLKEVEAENIVLKELAYQSAKRYEQLKQLAKENDELRRQLLQSPWSEKTGKADEDERPDSWFFRTLRQENAIMPHPERNEK; the protein is encoded by the coding sequence ATGATGAAAGACAAACATGGGGCGATGAATGAAGAGAGAAGGGGGACAGGTGAACAGCGGCTTGCTGAGCGAATGGCTGAACTGGAGCGCCGGCTGAAAGAGGTGGAAGCCGAAAACATTGTGTTAAAGGAACTGGCTTACCAAAGCGCCAAGCGCTACGAGCAGCTCAAACAGCTGGCGAAGGAAAATGACGAGCTTCGCCGCCAGCTGCTGCAATCGCCATGGAGCGAAAAAACGGGCAAGGCAGATGAGGACGAACGGCCGGACAGCTGGTTTTTCCGCACACTGAGGCAAGAAAATGCCATCATGCCACACCCGGAGCGAAACGAAAAATGA
- a CDS encoding DUF1657 domain-containing protein codes for MTVATQVKQTLAGLKSAQASFETFALQTENQAAKQLYQQAAQQTQAVIDLVNSRMQEIQNEEPQYKQQ; via the coding sequence ATGACGGTTGCAACACAAGTGAAACAAACATTGGCGGGGTTAAAATCGGCTCAAGCGAGCTTCGAAACGTTTGCTTTGCAAACCGAAAACCAAGCCGCGAAACAGCTTTACCAACAAGCTGCCCAACAAACGCAGGCGGTCATTGATTTGGTGAACTCGCGCATGCAAGAAATTCAAAACGAAGAGCCACAATATAAACAACAATAA
- a CDS encoding YhcN/YlaJ family sporulation lipoprotein: MKMKKWWLAAVVAMIAVGGCAKEETEQKQSLQGANLLRTQTSGTAKHAELNQGPAERAASYLRGRDDVRDVVAVNSGDRLLIAYQIPHMKRWSRKQIEKDIDQKLRDLFPGYDVVSSSDLKIFWKTKELKANMDNRRWDERKVNREVRRIEKLSKEQT; this comes from the coding sequence ATGAAGATGAAAAAATGGTGGTTGGCGGCCGTCGTTGCGATGATCGCGGTCGGCGGCTGCGCCAAAGAAGAAACGGAACAAAAGCAATCGCTGCAAGGGGCAAACCTGCTGAGAACCCAAACGTCCGGGACGGCGAAACATGCGGAGCTGAACCAAGGTCCGGCCGAGCGGGCGGCCAGCTATTTGCGCGGGCGCGACGATGTTCGGGACGTGGTGGCGGTCAACAGCGGGGATCGGTTGCTCATTGCTTATCAAATTCCCCATATGAAGCGGTGGAGTCGAAAACAAATTGAGAAAGACATTGACCAAAAACTGCGCGACCTGTTTCCTGGCTATGACGTTGTTTCCTCGAGCGATTTGAAAATTTTTTGGAAGACGAAGGAATTAAAAGCTAACATGGACAATCGACGCTGGGATGAACGAAAAGTCAATCGGGAAGTCAGGCGCATTGAAAAGCTAAGCAAAGAGCAAACATAA
- the spoVAC gene encoding stage V sporulation protein AC, producing MANEKRKKLTPVQQEYHLFEKERETKRPIVRNCVCAFLVGGIICVIGQAISYFYMYFFDFTEQTAGNPTVATMVFLSMILTGLGVYDRIAQFAGAGSAVPVTGFGNAVISAAIEHRTEGFVLGVGSNMFKLAGSVILFGTFAAFVIALVKTIATQWGGL from the coding sequence ATGGCGAATGAAAAACGGAAAAAGCTGACCCCGGTTCAGCAGGAATATCATTTATTCGAAAAAGAGCGGGAAACGAAGCGCCCTATCGTTCGCAACTGTGTTTGCGCGTTTCTCGTTGGCGGAATCATTTGCGTGATTGGACAGGCGATCTCTTATTTTTACATGTATTTTTTTGACTTTACCGAGCAAACGGCAGGCAATCCGACGGTGGCGACGATGGTCTTTTTGTCGATGATTTTAACTGGGCTTGGCGTTTATGACCGGATCGCCCAATTCGCTGGGGCGGGAAGCGCCGTGCCGGTGACAGGGTTTGGCAACGCCGTCATCTCGGCGGCGATTGAGCACCGGACGGAAGGATTTGTGTTAGGCGTCGGCTCGAACATGTTCAAGCTCGCCGGATCGGTCATCTTGTTCGGTACGTTTGCCGCCTTTGTTATCGCCCTTGTCAAAACGATTGCGACCCAGTGGGGGGGATTGTAA
- the spoVAD gene encoding stage V sporulation protein AD, with translation MLKGHRTWVFANKPAIIATAAVGGPFEANGRLAEDFDLLHEDLWLGEESYEKAHRVLMEEAAFQAMEKAGLEKEKVQFLIAGDLINQMTPTSFAARTLGMPYLGVFGACSTSMEGLALSAFITNYGGADYILTGASSHNAAVEKQFRYPTEYGGQKPPTAQWTVTGAGVAIVSPKGDGPRVTAATIGRVVDMGLADPFNMGGAMAPAAVDTIEAHLRDMQIDASYYDLIVTGDLGRIGRQVSLDLLRQHGIDIDEERYQDCGLLIYRDGQPVLSGASGAACSAVVVYGHLIKRMRRGELKRILAVATGALLSPLSFQQNETIPCIAHAVAIEYGGEA, from the coding sequence ATGCTGAAAGGGCACCGCACATGGGTGTTTGCGAACAAGCCGGCAATCATCGCAACAGCGGCGGTCGGCGGGCCGTTTGAGGCGAACGGCCGCCTCGCGGAAGACTTTGATCTTCTTCACGAAGATTTATGGCTCGGAGAGGAGTCGTACGAGAAGGCGCACCGCGTGCTCATGGAGGAAGCAGCGTTTCAGGCGATGGAAAAAGCCGGCCTAGAGAAAGAAAAAGTGCAATTTCTCATCGCCGGCGACTTGATCAACCAAATGACCCCGACAAGCTTTGCTGCCCGAACGCTCGGCATGCCGTATCTCGGTGTTTTTGGCGCCTGTTCCACTTCGATGGAAGGGCTGGCGCTAAGCGCTTTTATTACCAACTACGGCGGGGCAGATTATATATTAACCGGAGCCTCAAGCCACAACGCTGCCGTCGAAAAACAGTTTCGTTACCCGACGGAATACGGCGGGCAAAAGCCGCCGACGGCGCAGTGGACAGTAACGGGAGCTGGCGTGGCGATCGTCAGCCCGAAAGGGGACGGGCCGCGCGTGACCGCGGCGACGATCGGCCGCGTTGTGGATATGGGGCTTGCCGACCCGTTCAACATGGGTGGAGCGATGGCGCCGGCGGCGGTCGATACGATTGAGGCGCATTTGCGCGACATGCAAATCGATGCATCGTATTACGATTTGATCGTCACCGGCGATCTAGGGCGAATCGGACGCCAAGTCTCCCTTGACTTGCTGCGTCAGCACGGCATTGACATCGATGAAGAGCGCTACCAAGATTGCGGACTGCTCATTTACCGCGATGGGCAGCCGGTTTTGTCCGGCGCAAGTGGGGCGGCTTGTTCCGCCGTTGTCGTTTACGGGCATCTCATCAAACGGATGCGGCGCGGCGAGCTGAAGCGCATTTTGGCAGTCGCGACAGGAGCGCTATTGTCGCCGCTATCGTTCCAGCAAAACGAGACGATTCCATGCATCGCCCACGCGGTGGCGATCGAGTATGGAGGTGAGGCGTAG